A stretch of Fusarium poae strain DAOMC 252244 chromosome 2, whole genome shotgun sequence DNA encodes these proteins:
- a CDS encoding hypothetical protein (SECRETED:SignalP(1-20)~MEROPS:MER0090759~BUSCO:18868at5125), which translates to MGPLHLVFVLIASILCPVLSAVVSNEVGQGKWDLSTSLNGFSFERARALSVTKSPDRAGAYLSRLKKLKTKDDVYPRSSLSLLPRPDQPHEKDTPRQNVTAVGAFSTAYAIQCTWDQTPVWLVFDTGSSDTWAAKTGFRCENSVGDKRNQAACNFGQPHIQGFLEDISEVYFHRRYGSGEDVAGPMGTSDIACGGVSVSGQQVGLASRAYWHGDNVTVGVLGLAYPSLTSAYIGDPNDPADEEEWNNYPYTPWLTSAILQGLIDPIFSVTIDRNTSDGVLAWGGLPPMHWHPKSSASTDLIIAKLVEREVTAWKPSFYTIIPDGLQWGSTTDTGKYPYIVDTGTTMILLPPPLAEAIARSFDPPATYMVQWGGYFVECQAIAPRFAVIISGVRFWINPADMIYQELKDPSNEKCALAISTGRSGPYVLGDVFLQNVVAVFDVGGAEMRFYSRD; encoded by the exons ATGGGGCCGCTCCACCTGGTATTCGTCCTCATAGCTAGCATCCTATGCCCCGTTCTTTCTGCTGTCGTGAGCAATGAGGTAGGACAGGGAAAATGGGATCTGTCGACTTCACTGAATGGATTCTCCTTCGAGCGAGCCAGGGCTCTCTCCGTTACCAAGTCCCCCGACCGAGCCGGTGCCTATTTGTCACGACTAAAGAAGCTCAAAACTAAGGATGATGTCTACCCGAGATCTTCACTCTCCCTTCTCCCACGACCTGACCAGCCACATGAAAAGGACACTCCTCGCCAGAATGTCACCGCCGTTGGCGCTTTTTCGACTGCCTATGCGATACAATGCACTTGGGACCAGACTCCAGTTTGGCTGGTCTTTGACACTGGAAGCTCAGATACGTGGGCTGCCAAGACCGGTTTCAGGTGCGAAAACAGTGTGGGCGACAAACGCAATCAAGCTGCGTGCAATTTCGGCCAACCTCACATCCAAGGCTTTCTTGAGGACATATCTGAAGTGTACTTTCATCGACGCTATGGATCTGGTGAAGATGTGGCAGGCCCCATGGGCACCTCTGATATCGCTTGCGGAGGTGTGTCAGTTTCCGGGCAGCAAGTTGGATTAGCCAGCAGAGCATACTGGCATGGTGACAACGTTACTGTTGGTGTTCTGGGACTTGCCTACCCATCACTCACAAGCGCCTATATTGGCGATCCAAATGATCCGGCCGATGAAGAGGAGTGGAACAATTATCCTTATACTCCATGGTTGACCAGCGCCATCTTGCAAGGATTGATCGACCCTATTTTCAGTGTCACTATCGATAGAAACACCAGCGATGGTGTGCTGGCATGGGGCGGTCTTCCTCCTATGCACTGGCATCCCAAATCCTCTGCATCCACAGACCTCATCATT GCAAAACTGGTTGAGCGAGAAGTCACAGCTTGGAAGCCATCgttttatactataattcCAGATGGCCTCCAATGGGGAAGCACTACGGACACGGGAAAGTATCCCTACATTGTTGATACAGGCACCACGATGAtacttcttcctcctc CACTGGCTGAAGCCATCGCAAGATCGTTTGACCCTCCCGCTACCTATATGGTCCAATGGGGAGGTTACTTCGTTGAGTGCCAAGCTATTGCTCCTCGGTTCGCAGTCATTATTTCAGGCGTTCGCTTCTGGATCAATCCAGCCGACATGATCTACCAAGAACTTAAGGATCCATCAAACGAAAAGTGTGCCTTGGCTATTTCAACTGGCAGATCTGGACCGTATGTCTTGGGTGATGTGTTCTTGCAGAATGTCGTGGCTGTCTTTGATGTTGGCGGTGCAGAAATGCGGTTCTATTCGAGAGACTAG
- a CDS encoding hypothetical protein (TransMembrane:3 (o62-80i109-129o165-188i)), which produces MSTVKESPLAFMEELGSPFVLYYCPKESASTTNSDDPSLIIILSWSNAREIHIAKYISEYRAIYPTSAILLFRSSPMLFLELKRRRPLFKAALPILTSLSSKEGTRPQFLLHVFSNGGVGSAVTLWELWESALGEKPVPRHAVVMDSCPGYFHWKRDHHVISLDFPWFMSPFIWVIMAVGWVYCMLILKGVPHKPNAIALNTWERISRETTRTYLYGDADLPVSFEDIESHAREAKENGANVRTELFQGGTHVSHVRVDANRYWKIVRETWKGRTG; this is translated from the coding sequence ATGTCTACCGTCAAAGAATCACCCTTGGCCTTTATGGAGGAGCTCGGCAGCCCATTTGTGCTGTATTACTGCCCAAAAGAGTCAGCATCAACCACCAATTCTGACGATCCCTCTCTTATCATTATTCTATCCTGGTCAAATGCTCGCGAAATTCACATAGCAAAGTATATTTCCGAGTACCGCGCTATCTATCCAACATCTGCTATATTGCTCTTCCGATCTTCTCCCATGCTCTTTCTGGAACTCAAACGCCGTCGTCCTCTCTTCAAAGCGGCTCTACCAATTCTCACATCTCTTTCCAGTAAAGAGGGTACCAGACCTCAGTTTCTACTCCATGTCTTCTCCAATGGTGGAGTGGGCTCTGCGGTGACTTTGTGGGAGCTGTGGGAGTCTGCACTCGGAGAAAAGCCAGTTCCTCGACATGCAGTTGTGATGGACTCGTGCCCGGGCTACTTTCACTGGAAACGCGATCATCATGTAATTTCCTTGGACTTTCCGTGGTTTATGTCACCTTTTATCTGGGTGATTATGGCCGTTGGTTGGGTGTACTGTATGTTGATCCTCAAAGGGGTACCGCATAAGCCTAATGCCATAGCGCTCAATACCTGGGAGAGAATAAGTCGGGAGACTACAAGGACGTATTTATACGGCGATGCGGATCTGCCAGTTAGTTTTGAGGACATTGAGTCTCATGCACGAGAGGCAAAGGAGAACGGTGCGAATGTACGAACAGAATTGTTCCAGGGAGGCACGCATGTTTCTCACGTCAGAGTTGATGCCAATAGATACTGGAAGATTGTTCGAGAGACCTGGAAAGGAAGGACTGGGTGA